One window from the genome of Macrobrachium nipponense isolate FS-2020 chromosome 49, ASM1510439v2, whole genome shotgun sequence encodes:
- the LOC135205242 gene encoding interaptin-like, translating to MVQFFVDFIASDSSACLDEAGNQEDEIDHSGFEEDHVSDNEVVYGRSSNEEGDHPDSEEETRNLDISRKFEEAIKENENLFLRFEKERLEKDQLIDELLDKVEGLTVAGLQMEEHIRNLERLNKEKERKISSMSEEMQLKNEMIEKAKVTEVQRKENEERDQMLIILENTVAVLSMEKDTLHRDIQQNDKSREEMQMKMNKLNQDLEGLRKENGRKEKNIEQLKRENENKTLKMKGLEDELQVLTIQTQMAHENLKELDQCKRELAEKNKELEKLREQNLQKDSEILRLENECIQKQLEVSGLLKESKLEFDPAETKEQLETRVFEEMEALLEIVRRQEEVLAQDTKISYLGKVKILNGSKNHKEKEVSRKERTIRKAKETKASNETRCLRKPQINCRALYRRMDSIEEELLQIKGLQRPSARTKRHSKVSNKTPAIEKPLNREELHQKMGLISAANLQRLEREAKMVRELYKINAVT from the coding sequence ATGGTTCAGTTCTTTGTCGATTTCATAGCCTCCGACAGCTCTGCCTGTCTTGATGAGGCTGGAAATCAGGAGGACGAAATTGATCACTCTGGCTTTGAAGAAGACCATGTTTCGGATAACGAAGTAGTATACGGACGTTCCAGCAATGAAGAAGGCGACCATCCAGATAGTGAAGAAGAAACAAGGAATTTGGACATAAGTCGGAAGTTTGAGGAAgcaattaaggaaaatgaaaatcttttcttgaggtttgagaaagagagattagAAAAGGATCAGCTGATCGACGAATTACTGGACAAGGTAGAGGGCCTGACCGTAGCAGGACTGCAGATGGAAGAACACATCAGAAACCTCGAacgactgaacaaagaaaaggaaagaaagatcaGTTCAATGTCCGAAGAGATGCAGCTGAAAAACGAAATGATTGAAAAGGCGAAGGTTACAGAAGTCCAAAGGAAGGAAAACGAGGAGAGAGACCAGATgctaattattttggaaaacacggTCGCGGTTCTCTCGATGGAGAAGGACACTTTGCATCGAGATATTCAGCAAAACGATAAAAGCCGAgaagaaatgcaaatgaaaatgaacaagctGAATCAGGACCTGGAAGGACTTCGAaaagagaatggaaggaaagagaaaaacatagaacagctgaagagggagaacgagaaCAAGACCTTGAAGATGAAAGGTTTAGAGGACGAGTTACAAGTCCTCACCATTCAGACACAGATGGCCCACGAAAATTTGAAAGAGCTCGACCAATGTaaaagagaattagctgaaaaaaacaaggaactcGAAAAGCTGAGAGAACAGAACTTGCAGAAGGATAGCGAGATCCTTCGACTGGAAAATGAATGCATCCAGAAACAATTGGAAGTCAGCGGTTTACTGAAAGAATCAAAACTTGAATTCGATCCTGCTGAAACGAAGGAGCAACTAGAGACCAGAGTTTTTGAAGAGATGGAAGCATTATTGGAAATCGTAAGACGCCAAGAAGAGGTCTTGGCGCAGGATACGAAGATCAGCTACTTAGGAAAGGTCAAAATCCTTAATGGATCAAAGAATCATAAAGAAAAGGAAGTTTCCAGAAAAGAGAGGACGATAAGGAAAGCTAAAGAAACAAAGGCTTCGAATGAAACTCGGTGTCTGAGGAAGCCCCAGATCAACTGCAGAGCTCTCTACCGACGAATGGACAGCATCGAGGAAGAACTTCTCCAAATCAAAGGATTGCAACGACCTTCAGCTAGAACCAAGAGGCACTCTAAGGTCTCGAATAAAACTCCAGCAATTGAGAAGCCTCTAAACAGAGAAGAATTGCACCAGAAAATGGGGCTGATATCTGCAGCCAACCTCCAACGACTGGAGCGAGAAGCTAAAATGGTCCGAGAGCTCTACAAGATAAACGCCGTCACTTAA